The Vicia villosa cultivar HV-30 ecotype Madison, WI linkage group LG1, Vvil1.0, whole genome shotgun sequence genome includes a region encoding these proteins:
- the LOC131638857 gene encoding casein kinase II subunit alpha-2-like — translation MAVRQFQFNFSRDRLVFLFRTSQSHSHSFFRNNKSPQSLISFPPSSFLRRLAASAATPSPPSIHLRRPRPPPPDDMAQKFGKSTRRPGASSKARVYADINVVRPKEYWDYETLTVQWGEQDDYEVVRKVGRGKYSEVFEGVHCTDNEKCVIKILKPVKKKKIKREIKILQNLCGGPNIVKLLDIVRDQQSKTPSLIFEYVNNTDFKVLYPLLSDYDIRYYIYELLKALDYCHSQGIMHRDVKPHNVMIDHAQRKLRLIDWGLAEFYHPGKEYNVRVASRYFKGPELLVDLQDYDYSLDLWSLGCMFAGIIFRKEPFFYGHDNYDQLVKIARVLGTDELNAYLNKYRIELDPHLAALIGRHSRKPWQRFINVENQHLTVPEAVDFVDKLLRYDHQDRPTAKEAMAHPYFNPIRSAESSRARAH, via the exons ATGGCCGTAAGACAATTCCAATTCAACTTCTCGCGCGATAGATTGGTCTTTCTCTTTCGAACATCTCAATCTCATTCTCATTCCTTCTTTCGTAATAATAAATCCCCccaatctctcatctctttcCCCCCCTCTTCCTTCCTCCGCCGCCTAGCTGCGTCCGCAGCAACTCCGTCGCCGCCTTCAATCCATCTCCGCCGTCCGCGCCCTCCTCCTCCCGACGACATGGCGCAGAAGTTCGGAAAATCCACTCGCCGCCCCGGCGCTTCCTCCAAGGCCAGGGTTTATGCCGATATCAACGTCGTTCGCCCTAAGGAATATTGGGACTACGAAACCCTCACCGTTCAGtgggg GGAGCAGGATGATTATGAGGTGGTGAGGAAGGTTGGTAGGGGGAAATACAGTGAGGTGTTTGAAGGGGTTCACTGTACTGATAATGAAAAATGTGTTATCAAGATCCTCAAACctgtgaagaagaagaag ATCAAGAGAGAAATCAAAATATTACAGAATCTTTGCGGAGGGCCCAATATTGTTAAGTTGCTTGACATTGTTAGAGACCAGCAATCGAAGACCCCAAGTCTCATATTTGAATATGTCAATAACACTGATTTTAAAGTACTTTATCCTTTATTGTCAGACTATGACATACGTTACTATATCTATGAACTTCTAAAG GCCTTGGATTACTGCCATTCACAAGGAATCATGCATCGGGATGTAAAGCCCCACAATGTAATGATTGACCATGCTCAGCGTAAGCTCCGCCTTATTGATTGGGGGCTTGCAGAATTCTATCATCCTGGGAAAGAATATAATGTTCGCGTGGCTTCAAG ATATTTCAAAGGTCCGGAGCTTCTTGTTGATCTTCAAGACTATGATTACTCTCTAGATTTGTGGAGTCTTGGTTGTATGTTTGCTGGGATT ATATTCCGGAAGGAGCCGTTCTTTTATGGACATGATAACTATGATCAACTTGTCAAGATAGCTAGG GTACTTGGGACAGATGAATTAAATGCATATTTGAATAAGTATCGCATTGAGTTGGACCCACATCTTGCAGCACTTATTGGGAG GCACAGCCGAAAGCCATGGCAAAGgttcattaatgttgaaaatcAGCACTTGACTGTTCCTGAG GCTGTTGACTTTGTTGACAAGTTACTACGATACGATCACCAAGACCGGCCCACTGCAAAGGAAGCCATG GCCCATCCATACTTCAATCCAATTAGAAGTGCAGAAAGTAGTAGAGCTCGCGCACATTGA